The following coding sequences are from one Bacteroidales bacterium window:
- a CDS encoding FISUMP domain-containing protein encodes MKGLIFPFIITLVALHSCEPELVVTKLPVASFSSQKFVTLGNSVTFKDNSSNNPSVWFWDFGDNTFSNLQNPEHTYLNPGVYTVKLTILNNAGIDSIRKSNLIHIGLVDVDSNFYQVVKIGTQYWSAENLKVTRLNNGEPIDYLVDKESWGNHSTSAYCWYNDDPANSNPYGALYNGYAMNTDKLCPDGWIVPDFNNVQTLFDFLGGYGISGGKLKAVSPLWNSSTTTPTNVTGFSAMPSGKRNPSGDGYLEMGGYAYIWMKKIPSNNYNCIQLLYNSNEALYKSFVLTYGFSVRCIKQ; translated from the coding sequence ATGAAAGGCTTAATTTTCCCTTTTATCATCACGCTTGTTGCATTGCATTCGTGTGAACCCGAATTAGTTGTTACAAAATTGCCTGTAGCAAGCTTCAGTTCGCAAAAATTTGTGACTCTGGGTAATTCAGTAACTTTTAAGGATAATTCCAGCAATAATCCGAGTGTTTGGTTCTGGGATTTTGGAGATAACACATTTAGTAATTTACAAAATCCTGAACACACTTATCTAAATCCAGGTGTTTATACTGTGAAACTAACCATATTAAATAATGCGGGAATTGATTCAATTAGAAAATCAAATTTGATTCATATTGGATTGGTTGATGTTGACAGTAATTTTTATCAAGTAGTAAAGATTGGTACTCAATACTGGTCGGCTGAAAATTTAAAAGTAACCAGACTTAATAATGGTGAGCCTATAGATTATCTGGTTGATAAAGAATCCTGGGGAAACCATTCTACTTCTGCCTATTGCTGGTATAACGACGATCCGGCGAATTCAAATCCTTATGGTGCGTTATATAATGGCTATGCTATGAATACAGATAAATTATGTCCTGATGGCTGGATAGTTCCGGACTTTAATAATGTGCAAACTTTATTTGATTTTCTCGGAGGATATGGGATATCAGGAGGTAAATTAAAAGCAGTGAGTCCTTTATGGAATTCTTCGACAACTACACCCACCAATGTAACAGGTTTTAGTGCTATGCCTTCCGGAAAACGTAATCCTTCAGGAGATGGTTATTTAGAAATGGGAGGATATGCCTATATCTGGATGAAAAAGATTCCCAGTAACAATTATAATTGCATTCAGCTTTTGTATAATAGTAATGAAGCCTTATATAAATCATTTGTTTTGACCTATGGTTTTTCAGTTCGGTGTATTAAGCAATAA
- a CDS encoding ATP-dependent Clp protease ATP-binding subunit has product MSELNVLSGETREAVRIAQKIAREYQHEHYSAAHLLKGLLHKDVGLDVVLTRIGKDVNYLKEWADIRIEELPRSAVTIPEPSGDECIGRVLEEADLLRLKFSRELIDPDLLLLALCKPNLAFSQDQLKSFSLSQKEFTDHLLEEAGLLESIPVKSAGQPEKGKKQAQVKALFSYCVDKTSLAREGKIDPIIGRDAETRTMIEILSRRTKPNVLILGDPGVGKTALVDGLCLKITEGQVPANLKNALVFGLDLGSLAAGASYKGEIEDRVKNIINEIKSFEKAILFIDEIHSLFDASGSLGTGVINILKPELTKGDLTLIGATTIEEYREFIEPEAAFNRRFEVLQIEEPDPEKAFRMIRHIIPLYAKHHNIKIEDETIKTSVQLAKRYLKERKLPDSAIDLIDRTMAAIRIMDEVSMDSLKGLRKSLNFLLQEKKENLSEELSWFEQQLRSTISPILSGGLNLTEKHFDDPANYTEYLSGILDNLETLASDKKGVLLGVDLAAVISGKTGIPLGKIQTSEKEKLLKIEEHLRSRVIGQDLAIQSLSAAILEARAGLTRQGQPIGCFFLLGPTGTGKTELAKSLADYLFNDETAMIRFDMSEFKEEHSAALLYGAPPGYVGYKEGGLLVNKIREKPYSVLLFDEIEKAHASVFDVFLQIMDEGKLHDRLGKEGDFTNSIVLFTSNVGSDFIIEKFNKDGLPTGSEMMEIMSRYFRPEFLARITEILPFAPITEENIAGIFKIHLRKFIATLKLNDIEINITDEAQKSLALIGFSPRYGARPINGVIRSYLRRPVSKMIISGEVNAGDTLNLDLNKEEELVWNVIQNKNTVNKN; this is encoded by the coding sequence ATGTCTGAATTAAATGTATTATCCGGAGAAACCAGGGAAGCAGTCAGGATCGCCCAGAAGATTGCCCGGGAGTATCAGCATGAACACTATTCAGCAGCCCATCTTTTAAAAGGTCTTTTGCATAAGGATGTGGGGCTTGATGTGGTACTGACCCGTATTGGAAAAGATGTAAATTACCTTAAAGAATGGGCCGACATAAGAATTGAAGAGCTCCCCAGATCGGCTGTAACCATACCCGAGCCTTCAGGTGACGAATGCATTGGCAGGGTTCTTGAAGAAGCTGATTTGCTGCGCCTCAAGTTTTCAAGGGAACTTATCGATCCGGATCTTTTATTGCTGGCTCTTTGTAAACCAAACCTTGCTTTCAGCCAGGATCAGTTAAAATCGTTCTCCCTCTCGCAAAAGGAGTTTACCGATCACCTGCTTGAAGAGGCAGGGCTATTGGAATCAATTCCTGTGAAATCGGCCGGCCAACCTGAAAAAGGAAAAAAGCAGGCACAGGTAAAAGCTCTTTTCAGTTATTGTGTCGATAAAACTTCGCTTGCCCGGGAAGGCAAGATCGATCCGATTATAGGCCGTGATGCCGAAACCCGGACTATGATTGAAATACTCAGTCGCAGAACCAAACCCAATGTACTTATTCTTGGTGACCCCGGGGTGGGCAAAACCGCCCTTGTAGATGGTCTGTGTTTGAAAATTACCGAAGGACAGGTGCCGGCAAATCTTAAGAATGCCCTGGTTTTTGGCCTCGACCTGGGTTCACTGGCTGCCGGGGCATCCTATAAAGGAGAAATTGAAGACAGGGTAAAGAATATTATAAATGAAATTAAATCGTTTGAAAAAGCCATATTATTTATTGACGAGATTCATTCCCTCTTTGATGCTTCAGGATCTTTAGGAACAGGCGTCATTAACATACTGAAACCTGAATTGACAAAAGGGGACCTGACTTTAATCGGGGCAACCACAATCGAGGAATACAGGGAGTTCATTGAACCTGAAGCCGCATTCAACAGGCGCTTTGAAGTTCTGCAAATCGAGGAACCTGACCCGGAAAAAGCCTTCCGGATGATCCGCCATATTATCCCCCTGTATGCAAAGCACCATAACATCAAAATCGAAGATGAAACAATAAAAACTTCGGTTCAACTGGCAAAAAGATACCTGAAGGAACGAAAACTGCCTGATTCTGCCATTGACCTGATTGACCGCACTATGGCAGCCATCCGGATCATGGATGAGGTGTCGATGGATTCACTTAAAGGACTAAGGAAAAGTCTCAATTTCCTACTGCAGGAAAAGAAAGAAAATCTTTCTGAAGAACTTTCCTGGTTTGAACAACAACTCAGAAGCACAATCAGCCCCATTTTATCCGGCGGGCTGAACCTGACCGAAAAACATTTTGACGATCCAGCAAACTATACGGAATACCTGTCAGGTATCCTCGATAATCTTGAAACGCTGGCATCGGACAAGAAAGGAGTATTGCTCGGAGTAGACCTGGCTGCCGTTATTTCAGGCAAAACGGGTATCCCGCTCGGGAAAATTCAAACGAGTGAGAAAGAGAAACTTCTGAAGATCGAAGAACATCTGAGATCAAGGGTTATCGGGCAGGACCTTGCCATTCAGTCGCTTTCCGCTGCCATTCTCGAAGCAAGGGCCGGTCTTACAAGGCAGGGTCAGCCGATAGGATGCTTTTTCCTGCTCGGACCCACAGGTACAGGGAAAACGGAGCTCGCGAAATCACTGGCTGATTACCTTTTCAACGATGAAACGGCGATGATCCGGTTCGATATGTCGGAATTCAAGGAAGAACATTCCGCAGCGCTTTTATACGGCGCCCCTCCGGGATATGTGGGTTATAAGGAAGGAGGATTGCTTGTAAATAAAATCCGTGAAAAACCTTATTCGGTACTTCTTTTCGATGAGATCGAGAAAGCCCATGCTTCTGTTTTCGATGTATTTCTTCAGATAATGGATGAAGGAAAGTTGCATGACAGGCTTGGCAAAGAAGGTGATTTTACCAATTCAATCGTTCTGTTTACCTCAAATGTGGGCAGTGATTTCATTATAGAAAAATTCAATAAAGATGGCCTGCCAACGGGATCTGAAATGATGGAAATCATGAGCAGGTACTTCCGTCCGGAATTCCTGGCACGTATTACAGAAATCCTTCCTTTTGCACCCATTACCGAAGAAAACATCGCCGGAATTTTCAAAATACACCTTAGAAAATTCATTGCCACGTTGAAGTTGAACGATATTGAAATTAACATCACGGATGAGGCTCAGAAAAGCCTTGCATTAATAGGATTTTCGCCCCGTTATGGTGCAAGACCGATTAACGGGGTCATCCGCAGCTACCTGCGAAGACCTGTTTCTAAAATGATTATTTCAGGTGAAGTAAACGCAGGTGACACCCTGAATCTCGATCTGAACAAAGAAGAAGAACTCG
- a CDS encoding PAS domain S-box protein has translation MRRDNIDISDLTKAEEALRQTEMSANLLVKYAPIGIYVVDFTVPRFLSVNDTMCEISGYSREELLSMNPFELLDHQGSLQFRQRIAKILAGEDIDESVEYRVRMKDGSERWAVLNLRIITDQGKPTKGLVIAHDITERKKADEALKQSQKTFSELIERAPFGIYVIDSEFRIAHMNASSQNGAFRNVRPIIGRPFNEAMHILWPDEVAEEIIGHFRHTLDTGESYYSPRFVSNRLDEAQLESYEWELHRMTLADGNFGVICYYFDSTNLRVAENALRISEENLKRAQNVGKIGSWRLDVQKNELVWSDENYRIFGAKKGSPQTYESFLAIIHLEDREYVDRKWRFAMLGEDYDIEHRIVVNGNVKWVREKAFLEFDEKGNLVAGFGITQDITDKKNAEYELEKSRLKLEMALENANIGLWEWNLKTNDVIWDERSEKMFGLIPGAYEKKHSYFEKLVHEEDIGHVRKAISETVKNGAPFEVIFRTKPVNGKVKYISSKALIHKDEEGNISGLTGVNFDITDLKEGTERLISKLNEDLLRSNKELENFAYITSHDLQEPLRMVSSFTQLLARNYGDKLDDRAKEYIEFAVEGAKRMYDLINGLLAYSRISRKEISLADVDLNDTIKTVMANLALVIKEKNCDIQVNRLPHVKADRNQMIQLFQNLISNGIKFSKSSPRIYVESRSEKTRYVFSVRDEGIGIEPQYFERIFQIFKRLMPREEYEGTGIGLSICKRIVENHGGEIWVESEPGKGSAFYFTIPVVHKA, from the coding sequence ATGAGAAGAGATAATATTGATATCAGCGATCTTACTAAAGCTGAGGAAGCTCTCAGACAAACCGAAATGAGCGCCAATCTGCTTGTAAAATATGCCCCTATAGGTATATATGTTGTGGATTTCACTGTGCCTCGGTTTTTGTCGGTCAATGATACCATGTGTGAAATCAGCGGATACAGCAGGGAGGAACTATTATCCATGAATCCGTTTGAATTGCTTGATCACCAGGGTTCTTTACAATTCCGTCAAAGAATAGCCAAGATTCTCGCCGGCGAAGACATTGATGAAAGTGTTGAGTACAGGGTGCGAATGAAGGATGGCAGTGAAAGGTGGGCTGTTCTGAATTTGAGGATTATTACAGATCAAGGAAAACCCACAAAAGGACTGGTTATCGCCCATGATATTACAGAACGGAAAAAGGCTGATGAGGCATTGAAGCAAAGCCAGAAAACCTTTTCGGAATTGATTGAAAGAGCTCCGTTCGGAATTTATGTCATTGACTCGGAATTCCGTATTGCCCACATGAACGCCAGTTCGCAAAACGGTGCCTTCCGCAATGTACGGCCGATAATTGGCCGACCGTTTAATGAGGCCATGCACATTTTGTGGCCTGACGAGGTGGCGGAAGAAATCATCGGACATTTCCGGCACACATTGGATACAGGGGAATCCTATTATTCGCCCCGGTTCGTAAGTAACCGCCTGGATGAAGCACAGCTCGAATCGTACGAATGGGAATTGCACCGCATGACACTAGCTGATGGAAATTTTGGTGTAATCTGTTATTATTTTGATTCAACTAACCTGAGGGTGGCTGAAAATGCGTTGCGTATTAGTGAGGAAAACCTCAAACGAGCGCAGAATGTAGGCAAAATAGGTAGCTGGAGGCTTGATGTGCAGAAAAATGAGCTTGTGTGGTCAGATGAGAATTACAGGATATTCGGAGCTAAAAAAGGAAGCCCGCAAACCTATGAAAGTTTTCTTGCCATCATTCATCTGGAAGATCGAGAATATGTCGACCGGAAATGGAGATTTGCCATGTTGGGCGAAGACTACGATATTGAACATCGCATTGTGGTGAATGGAAATGTAAAATGGGTCCGGGAAAAAGCTTTTCTTGAATTTGATGAAAAAGGAAACCTTGTAGCAGGTTTCGGTATTACGCAGGATATTACAGACAAAAAGAATGCAGAATATGAGCTTGAAAAATCAAGGCTGAAGCTTGAAATGGCGCTTGAAAACGCCAATATCGGGCTATGGGAATGGAATCTGAAAACCAATGATGTGATATGGGATGAGCGGTCTGAAAAAATGTTCGGCCTAATACCCGGCGCTTATGAAAAGAAACACAGTTACTTTGAGAAACTGGTACATGAAGAGGATATCGGTCATGTGAGAAAAGCAATAAGTGAAACGGTAAAAAACGGCGCTCCATTTGAGGTTATATTCAGGACAAAACCTGTTAACGGAAAAGTAAAATATATCAGTTCAAAAGCTCTTATACACAAAGATGAGGAAGGGAATATATCCGGTTTAACAGGAGTTAATTTTGACATTACGGACCTAAAGGAAGGAACCGAACGGCTGATTTCAAAACTTAATGAAGATCTGCTTCGATCAAATAAGGAACTTGAAAACTTTGCCTACATCACCTCTCATGATTTGCAGGAACCATTAAGGATGGTTTCCAGTTTTACGCAGTTGCTTGCACGTAATTACGGTGACAAGCTCGATGACAGGGCAAAAGAGTATATTGAATTTGCTGTTGAAGGAGCAAAGCGCATGTATGACCTTATAAACGGGTTGCTGGCTTACTCCAGGATTAGCAGGAAAGAAATTTCATTGGCCGATGTGGATTTGAATGATACGATTAAGACGGTAATGGCTAATCTGGCTCTTGTAATTAAAGAGAAAAACTGCGATATACAGGTGAATCGACTTCCCCATGTTAAAGCTGATCGTAACCAGATGATCCAGCTCTTTCAGAATCTGATTTCCAACGGAATCAAGTTCAGTAAAAGCAGTCCCAGGATTTACGTTGAATCACGCTCCGAAAAAACAAGATATGTATTCTCGGTGAGAGATGAAGGAATCGGGATTGAGCCGCAGTATTTTGAACGGATATTCCAGATTTTTAAAAGGCTTATGCCAAGGGAGGAATATGAAGGCACCGGCATCGGGCTGTCAATATGCAAAAGGATTGTTGAAAATCACGGAGGTGAAATATGGGTAGAATCCGAGCCGGGCAAGGGATCAGCGTTTTATTTCACCATTCCGGTAGTTCATAAAGCATGA
- a CDS encoding serine/threonine-protein kinase has translation MSNINEIFISETDFRARYQYTDKDLLGEGGFAQVYKAFDKQFQEYVALKFYSKGDQGKYDVLHEMKDTRRYSHPNIIRIHDAYVVRFEHTGGYSYIQVGILEYANGGNLRDFIQSQPTEKAFAQVLTGILRGLEYLHEDKKLIHRDLSPENILMYRDGDIWIPKIADFGISKKIDLSQEANNQNKSTQLLGKVDYMAPEQFYPEKYGIEKRISTNVDLWAFGIILYELFLQKLPFSHSQADSPMTLIQSIVSDPVEHSEQIPEPYRTIIRRCLEKKAASRFQHASEIITLLQAFLQKNSGSQKMQTHAIRTMEITTLEKRKKGYIKPMIGAGLVIVSILLYFIFRSDPDPLPPTPPVPSKPDVSTIIRQFNTLLAESKYTELISIYDSLEDGLKKNTAILRKYNFSYQILRSDTLISIANELFDKKQYAQAQNQYLKIIALENLRDRKFVQHRIDTIYSIIKVEPAKPPKLFSAGVYYRNQLNMDKSKNDALSFVSVEITNSATIITLRLKAGESLYFSSPGNDGSFYIAYGNHRLTLTDISGVKTGSFVIEESDRIVRLHFRKLDPVESFSLINGNTQFHKDYTAIDFTNIKLK, from the coding sequence ATGAGCAACATTAACGAAATTTTCATTTCTGAAACCGATTTCAGGGCAAGATATCAATATACAGACAAAGATCTGCTGGGAGAAGGAGGTTTTGCGCAGGTATATAAAGCCTTTGACAAACAATTCCAGGAATATGTAGCACTCAAGTTTTACAGCAAGGGTGACCAGGGAAAATATGATGTGCTGCATGAAATGAAAGATACCCGCAGGTACTCCCATCCAAACATCATTCGTATCCATGACGCCTATGTGGTACGTTTTGAACATACCGGAGGTTATTCCTACATTCAGGTAGGTATCCTGGAATATGCAAACGGAGGAAATCTTCGTGACTTCATTCAATCACAGCCAACTGAAAAAGCCTTTGCACAGGTCTTAACAGGGATACTCAGGGGACTTGAATACCTTCATGAAGACAAGAAACTGATTCATCGCGATTTAAGTCCCGAGAACATTCTAATGTATCGTGACGGTGATATATGGATTCCTAAAATTGCAGATTTCGGAATCTCAAAAAAAATTGATTTATCACAGGAAGCAAATAATCAGAATAAGTCCACCCAGCTTCTTGGAAAAGTGGATTACATGGCCCCGGAACAGTTTTACCCTGAGAAATACGGTATTGAAAAAAGGATCAGCACCAATGTCGATTTATGGGCCTTTGGTATAATTCTCTATGAGCTTTTTCTGCAGAAATTGCCTTTCAGCCATAGTCAGGCTGATAGCCCTATGACCTTGATTCAATCGATCGTAAGTGATCCGGTTGAACATTCAGAGCAGATTCCGGAACCATACAGGACAATAATCAGGCGGTGCCTTGAAAAGAAGGCGGCCAGCCGGTTTCAACATGCATCTGAGATTATAACCCTGTTGCAGGCTTTCCTTCAAAAAAATTCCGGATCGCAAAAGATGCAGACGCATGCGATCCGAACCATGGAAATTACAACGCTTGAAAAAAGGAAAAAGGGATATATAAAACCAATGATCGGTGCAGGTCTTGTGATTGTCAGTATTCTACTATACTTCATTTTCAGATCGGACCCTGATCCTCTTCCTCCTACCCCACCGGTTCCTTCTAAGCCCGATGTGTCCACCATAATAAGGCAATTTAATACATTATTAGCCGAATCTAAATACACCGAACTTATTAGCATTTACGACTCTCTTGAGGATGGTCTGAAAAAAAACACTGCCATTCTGAGAAAATACAATTTCAGTTATCAGATCCTCAGGTCAGATACCCTGATTAGTATTGCCAATGAATTATTTGATAAAAAACAATATGCACAGGCACAAAACCAATATCTTAAAATTATTGCATTAGAAAATTTACGTGACCGCAAATTTGTGCAACACCGGATCGACACAATTTATTCCATAATTAAAGTTGAACCGGCAAAACCTCCGAAACTATTCTCTGCCGGAGTATATTACCGGAATCAGCTAAATATGGATAAAAGTAAAAATGATGCTCTTTCATTTGTAAGTGTTGAAATAACGAATTCAGCAACCATAATTACACTCAGGCTGAAAGCCGGGGAAAGTCTCTATTTCAGCAGCCCTGGTAATGACGGTTCATTCTACATAGCTTATGGAAACCACAGGCTTACTTTAACAGATATTTCGGGGGTAAAAACCGGTTCTTTTGTTATTGAGGAATCAGATCGAATTGTCCGGCTTCATTTCAGAAAATTAGACCCTGTCGAAAGTTTCAGTTTGATTAACGGGAATACACAATTTCACAAAGATTATACTGCCATTGATTTTACGAATATTAAGCTGAAATAA
- a CDS encoding caspase family protein gives MKPFYCFLIALGILGGYAKAQEVISRKSDAKQITLNAGPPELTYMYYTVCDTGAGTTTLKPDGWIQAGEVVQVRFYIKNTGDAVANDVTYMFKSPNHSVVISKNFGNLGNLPPQQVKTFTIYVNPDRSYRLPNIPVVLTVNGSNKPSGINKLQINLAFNKKPPSPPPPPPPPPPPNPYKNLDRAPNTNSGRPDAIAVVIGIEKYKDLPDAIYSSNDAKLVSSYFKNTLGIDKVITDTNSDANWIFFDNMFNLENGELKKMVVPGVTELFVYFSGHGIPSISGEQIYVVPSDAKKDRISSQGINVTALYETLQHLKAKNVFVFVDACFSGISKQSESIKSENIIRTRSTITGSKSRNPWISNPSFYVFNSSSSDAVSLAFDESRSGLFTCFLCLGLQGAADENSDKKLTTGELQKYIYNNVLKNSETMISKQFTQFHGNMDYVLVEY, from the coding sequence ATGAAGCCCTTTTATTGTTTTTTAATTGCTCTTGGTATTCTTGGCGGTTATGCGAAAGCACAGGAGGTAATTAGCCGTAAATCGGATGCCAAACAAATTACCTTGAATGCCGGCCCTCCTGAACTCACATACATGTATTATACTGTTTGTGATACAGGCGCAGGTACCACCACGTTAAAACCTGATGGTTGGATCCAGGCGGGTGAAGTGGTGCAGGTCAGATTTTACATCAAAAATACAGGAGATGCAGTAGCCAATGATGTTACTTATATGTTTAAGTCGCCAAATCACTCTGTTGTTATTTCAAAGAACTTTGGGAATTTAGGTAATTTACCACCACAGCAGGTTAAAACATTTACTATTTATGTAAATCCCGACAGGTCCTACAGGTTGCCGAATATTCCTGTGGTTTTAACTGTAAACGGATCAAATAAACCTTCAGGCATTAATAAACTGCAAATAAACCTGGCGTTCAATAAAAAACCTCCCTCACCTCCACCGCCACCTCCACCGCCACCTCCGCCTAATCCGTATAAAAATCTTGACAGGGCGCCCAATACAAATTCAGGAAGGCCCGATGCTATTGCGGTGGTTATTGGGATTGAAAAATACAAGGATTTACCTGATGCCATTTACTCCAGTAACGATGCAAAACTGGTTTCCTCCTATTTTAAGAATACTCTTGGCATTGATAAAGTAATAACGGATACGAATTCGGATGCAAACTGGATTTTTTTTGATAACATGTTCAATCTTGAAAACGGAGAGTTGAAGAAAATGGTTGTTCCCGGCGTTACAGAACTGTTTGTATATTTTTCGGGACATGGAATTCCGTCCATCTCCGGTGAACAGATATACGTTGTACCCTCTGATGCTAAAAAAGACAGAATCAGCAGCCAGGGTATAAATGTCACCGCTTTATATGAAACCCTTCAGCATCTGAAGGCCAAAAATGTTTTTGTATTTGTGGATGCCTGTTTTTCCGGAATATCGAAACAGAGCGAAAGCATTAAGTCGGAAAATATCATCAGAACCAGATCAACAATAACAGGAAGTAAGTCAAGGAATCCATGGATCAGCAATCCGTCATTTTATGTTTTCAATTCCTCGTCATCTGATGCAGTTTCTCTCGCATTTGATGAGTCCCGTTCGGGTTTGTTTACCTGTTTTCTTTGTCTTGGACTGCAGGGCGCTGCGGATGAAAATAGTGATAAAAAGCTTACTACAGGTGAGTTGCAGAAATACATATATAACAATGTCTTAAAAAACTCTGAAACGATGATCAGTAAACAATTCACCCAATTCCACGGAAATATGGATTATGTTTTGGTGGAATATTAA